From the Pseudomonas syringae KCTC 12500 genome, the window CAGCAGAACGCCGTGCAGTTCAGGGATCACTTGTGCGTCGAAAAGCCTGAAAGTCTTCTGCGCCTCGCCAAGGCTGCCATTCAGGTTGCCGGCGATCTCCTGCACCGGCACTTTGCCGACCTTGTCGATGATCTGCTGTACCTGCTCCTGCATCTTTTCAAGCTCCCCCGGCACGGTCGGAATTATCAGCGGCTGCGCACTGACATCGAACGGTACCGGCGTAGCGTTGGCGATAAAACCCAAGGAAATATACAGTTGTCCGGTCAACAGACTCTCGCTGCGAGGCTGTGCACGCAGGCCCCGCTTGACGAAGTCGGCTATCAACTGCGCCGTACGTGCATCGTCGGTAACGCCCAATGTCTTTACGATTTTTTCATTGGCCATCCCCAGGCGATCCGGGTAAATCACCGCCCCGACAATACAGAATGACAAAAAACCGCTATCTTGAGCGGTTTTTCATACCTTAACCAAGTGCTTCATGTGCAATGTGAGTTATGTTTGCCCACTAGCGGCGCTCCGGATAGCTTCACAGGCAGAGAGTAGCTTCGATGAAGCTCTTTGGTTGGCAACTGACAGGGCAATATCGGGTAGGGTATTCTTTCTACCGAGGCCATTGAACACATCTTCAAGCAAGGCAAAGCTTCAACATACATGGCTAGTCAAGCATCGCATGACCCGCAAATTAGCGTTGATTTAATATTTTTAAAGCATGGATTTAAAGAGAAAATGTCCTAATTTTTGCCTTATCTCGGCATTCCCGCCGCCCAGGCGGCACGGGAGTCTGTCTTCCGTCAGTAGTGCTTACCGTACGATTTTCTACGAATTCTGCGGGCTCTCCTGATTGATTTTTGTAGAATAACGGCATCTTGCCGCCAATAAGCCGTCAGGCTTTTCTAAGGATTGAGGAAGTTTGATGAATGCTTTAATGGTAGCCATCTGTATTACGTGGGCTGGGTTTTCCTTTCTGTTTTACCGAGGGCTCTATCACAGGCATGTTCGTCATGCTGCGTATGCCGAGTTTGCACGTGCCACGTTCACTGCAGTGCAAGCGCATTTCCCCGAGTTGAAATCAAAAAGCTCAAGCCTCGTTATCGACAAAGGCTTTGGGGTTAAAAATGACGAAGCTTGGCAAGAGGCGCTTCATACTTTCATCTCGCATCGAGTCGTTTCTGAGCTGAGCCCCAGAATCAGAGGGTCTTTGAAGGCTTCACCGAGTGCCAGCAAGGATTTCTCTACGTTGACTGTCAACTTAGTGCTCACATTGGTCGCGCATCAGAGCATGCCTGCTACCTATAACCTCACCGAAGCTATCGCCTCGATTGAGGAGCCCGAGGACCCGTTTGCATTTTTATCCGGAACTCCAAAATTCAAGCCGCAGAAAGAGGTATTGACCCGCTTGGCGGTTGCTGTATTAGCAGTCGGACTTATGGGAGGGACCTCACCTTCTAATGCAGCCAGCGGAGAAGCCTTTTCTCCTCTATCGGCCTGCAGCGCGCTTGCCGATATCGACGGTTTTCAGCCAAACAAAAGCGGCTATGTTGAGCTTTACGATGGCATTTTCTCTTGCGCTACACCTTACAAGGAACTGGGAAACCAGGCACTGCCTAACAACATTGCTCTGTATGGCAGAGGGAATGCAAGAGAAGTCACCCGTGTAAAATTGATGCTTAACGTCAATGCGTCCTCACATGGAGCCCAAGACGCCAAGCTTTTGGCGAGCCTCTGCACGCAGATGATTACCAACGTCACGGGGAATCCGGCTTCCGGTCTTGAACAGAAAATTGCTCAGGGCAAGCCTTTCAGGCAGCCTTTTCACGGCTATAGCGTTTACCTAGATAGAACCTCATGGGGAACAGGGAAAGGCTACGAGCTTAACTGCGGTATTGCTACGCAGAATAATAAGGAGTAAGTGGTGTTATCTATTATGTTCAGCGGGCTCCCGCACGGAATAAGCCCACGGTGGTGGATTGTTACAGCCGTAGTAACTGCGTTAGGAGTGAACGTTTTTGCGGCAAGCTGGATCTCCGGTTTGATGCTGATATGTCTTGCCATTTTGATCAGCCCCCCAGCCTACGACCGCTTGCTGGTCGCCCTCAAAGTCGGGGATCCGCTCCACTTACGGGTACTGATCGTCCTGATAGGGCTGGCTGCGTCTACGTATGTGCTGAACATTCACACCTCGCATACAGAGGATCAGCGCGTCGCTGCAGCCAAAGCAGAACAGGATCGTACGGATCAACTTGAACGTGAAGCCAGCGCAGCAGCTGCTCAAGCAAAGATCGAGAGCACCCGGCAGTTCTACGTAACCAACAAATCTTCGATATTGCAAGAAATTGCTACTGCGCTGAACTCGAGAGACGTTAATAAAGCTACCACCATCAACGCCAGATATGCCTCGGTTATCACGGATCCAGAGTACCTGGCACTGCAGCAGAAGCTGGCGACGCTCGTTGATGAGATAGCTCTGGCTAAGCGTGAGCAAGAGCGTAAGGACACTATTGCGGGGCTGCTTAAAGATCTCAAAACTTTGGACGCCGCCGATTACACCAAAGCGATTTCACTTTACACCTCACTTCTTCAGCTTGAACCCGCCAATAAGGCCTACCAGCAAAATCTTGAACGCTTCAAGAAAGCTGAAGCGTCACGTCAGGCGAAAATCGACGCGGACCAACAGGCCGCAGCGGCACGTTCTTCACGCACCAAACAGATCGAAAGCCAGTTCAGCCAATGGGATGGTTCGCACCGAACATTTGAGAGGCTGATCAAACAGGCTATGAATGATCCCGACAGCTATGACCACGTGGATACCCGCTACGTAGATAAAGGAAAATTTATCCGGGTCTACTGCACGTTTAGAGGTAAAAACGCCTTTGGAGGTACTGTTAAAAATACCCGGGTAGCGGACTTTGACATCAATGGTAATTTCTTGCGGGAGGTCGAATAGGTGCAGCCTATTCTCCTGCGAGTTCACCCGCTGCGTCAGGCATTGTTTCACCGGCCCTGCAGCGGGTAACAGTCAGTTCAACTGTGCCTTTGCCGCAAACTGGGGAGACGGTAGCACCTCATCCTCCGATGGCCGGCGCTTCCGTGCAGAAGGTCGGGGCCAGAGCACAGGCACATTAACACTAAGTGAGGCAACGAACCGGGACGGCTGTTCTATACCCACATCTCCGACTAATACGCACCACTCAGCACTCGTGTGGTGAAGGTCGGTGTGCATGACTCGACCTACGTGATTGATGGCTTGCTGTATCACGAGTCAGATCTACGGATCGAGAAGCACTAAACCGACATGGCGAGCTTCACTGACCATGTCTTCGCCTTGATGCACCTGCTGGACTTTCGCTTTACTCCGAGCATCCGCGGCCTAGGCGAAACCAAGCTGTATGTACCGTAAAGTGTCCAGCACTACCCGGGACTGAAGCCAATGATCGGCGGCACGCTGAGCATCAAGCACGTCCGCGCTCATCGGGACGAGATTCTGCGTTTGGTCACATCGATTAACGGCAGCAAGCAGCGGAACCAGCCAAACCGGGGATACGCCGAAACGTCTGTTTCGGGAGAGTGAAGCGCCGACTGCCGATGCAGAAACCGAACCTGAGCGATCAGACATTTTGTCCTCTGAGACACCCACAAGGGGTCATGCCGACGATTGATACTGTCGGTCGAACTCTGAACCTCGGCTATCAACAAACCATCAAGGAAATATCAAGATCTGATCAAGGCGCGATGGTGCCGTTGCGGCGGGAATCCATCGTGTGGTCTTGCATGAAGCCGACCTTTTGATCGTAAGCGGATGGCGAACACATCTTTACTTCGTCCTCACATCGATCTGCTTCCAACTGCTATATAAACTCCGTCTCGCTAAGAGGTGTGAGCAGGCAGTGGGAGCGATGCGATCATTTGATCAAAGGCCACCACCGCATATCTTCCATCAAGGCTTTTCAAAGTTGGCATTTCTGAAGGAAACCCGAATCGCACTCTGCCGGGAAGCACTTCATCCAAAGCTGAGTACCAGGTCAGCAGAGCTTGTTGGAGACGCACGTGTAGCTCGAATCTACTCCGTCGGCGGGTGGTGTCTGCTTTGGCTCGCTCTCGCGCGAGCTGAGGATCTATGCGGCCAACAATGTAACAGTCAGCAAAGCCAATACGTCCTTGTGCGATTGTTTCTCTTGTGGCGTCCAACTCTATTCGCCAGTTGTGTTCGCTCGTCTCGCCGATCTGCCAAAGGCTCCAGATGTAGTGGAGCTTGAGAGGGTCACTGTCACACAAAGCCCACGAAGAAATGTCTTCGATGGCCAACGCTTTTTGCCAGCGATCCACGTTCCGCTCTGCCCAAAAAGTTGCTGCTCCGACTGGATCTTTTATCCGATCCGGTTCGTTTTCAAAACGGCCGTTTTCAGGAATGACATGTTGCCCTCCATGCTTAGCGCACCAAGTCGTTTTCCCGCTGGCGCTGATTCCTTCAACAACCAAAATCATCGTTATGACTACTCCGTTAATTGCGCCATCCTTGCAAGTCCCAAATCATCAGGGGTTACGTGGTTTGAGCCGCGCAGATTGGATCAAACTCATGATCGCCGCCGCCCTTTTTCCGCTGCGTAGCGACCATGCAAAGAGCCAGTTCTTACGTCCAAGAGCCCATAGACGGATTTGATTCTCGGCCCAATTGTTGTCAATGGGTACGGCTCCGTCGTCGAGGTAGCGCGACAGCGCTGCCCAGCGTTTCAGGCTGTAATCGAGTGCTCTACTGATGGCCGAACCTTCGAGCACGAGATCGCGCTGGGCGATCATCCAAGCATGCACCATGTCCATCACCGGTACGGCTTTTTCTTGCCGTATTCGGCGCCGTTAAACGCAGGTTGCGGCGCCGTGTTTTTCTGCGCTTGTACCCGAATCCATTTATGGAAGAGGTTTGCGTTGAGGCTATGGCTGAGCGCAATGCTGGCAATAGAAGCGCCGGGCTGGGCACACTCTTGAATGACTTGGGCCTTGAAGGACCTGGAGTAGGAACGGCGTTGTGGCTGCATGAAATACCCGCTTAAAAGGCTAGAACTGGTGTTCACCTAAATTTAAGTGCACACCATGTCCTGGCCTCGCGGGGCTGGGTAGATGACTTGGCCGGACGCATACTTTTGGTCGGCTTCATGCCATTGATCAAGGCAACGGGTCGAACTTCAATTCGCTGAGGCTTTGCACCTTGTCTTCGCGAACCATCTTGTATTCGGTGTTCGGGCCGATCCAGTGCGCCCAGATTGCGTCGATCTCGCCTGCGGCTTCCATTTCGCGCAGTGATTCGTTGACCTTCGCCAGAAAATGGCGCATGCCGGCACCAATGGGCTCAAGCGCCATCGGTTCCTTGGCGATTGCCAATTCCACGCCGCCAGCCTTGGCCTGCCCGACCAGCTTGATCGCAGTCATGGTGTTGGTCACCAGGCCCACCACCTTGTTCTGTTGCAGTGCCATGTAGGCAGAGCCGGTGTCCTGGAAGGTCACTGGCGTTGCGTCAGCCAGGCGGATCGACTGCTCGGACGTAGAGCCTTTGGTCGAACTGATGCGTTTGCCCTTGAAGAACGATTTCGGTTGATCGGCATTCGCCGCACGAACTACCAGTGTTTCCTTGGCGATGTAGTAAGGGTCGCTGAACTGGATCTGCTCGGCACGGCTCTTGGTGTAAGCCAGGTTGGCGAAAATCACATCCACGCGGCCCATTTTGACTTCCGGGATACGTGCTTCGACCGACAGCGGCTTGAGTTCCAGCTCCACGCCCATGTGTTTGGCCAGGGCTTTGCACAGATCGACGTCCATGCCCACCAGTTCGCGGGTTTGAGGGTCCGGTGCCGAGAACGGCGGAACGTCGGCGTACACCCCACAGCTCAGGCTTTTCTTGCTCATCACATCGCTGAGCTGATCGGCATGGACCGCTGAAACAGCCAACGGCGACAACGCCAGTGCAGCCAGTACAGACTTGATACGCATGGTGAGACTCCTGGAAATGAATTGAGTGATTCGCTGAAATCAGTGCCTGCGCTCAGTGGCTGCGCAGGTCGGCAATGAAGCGCTGGGCACGCGGATGGCTCGGTTGCTGAAAGAACACCTCAGGGCTGGATTTTTCGAGGATCTGCCCCGCGTCCATGAACCAGATGGTGTCGGCCACTTCCCGGGCAAAATTCATCTCGTGGGTGACGCACATCATGGTCATGCCCTCTTTGGCCAGGCCTTTCATGACACTGAGCACCTCGCCGACCATTTCCGGGTCGAGTGCGCTGGTGGGCTCGTCAAACAGCATGACGGGCGGCTCCATGGCCAGCGCACGGGCAATCGCTACACGCTGCTGCTGGCCACCGGACAACTGCGCCGGATAGGCACCGGCCTTGTGTGCCAGCCCTACCCGATCCAGCAACTCCATGGCGCGGGCGCGCGCTTCGCTGCTCTTCAGGCCACGGACCTTGGTCGGGGTCAGAATGATGTTGTCGAGCACCGACAGGTGCGGAAACAGATTGAAACTCTGGAACACGAAACCCACGCGGCTGCGCAGCCGGTTGACGTTGGCGTCGGTGCCGTTCACGTCACGGCCATCAAACAGGATCTGGCCTTGCTGCACGTCCTCAAGACGATTGACGGTGCGAATCAGCGTCGACTTGCCCGAGCCTGAAGGCCCGCACAGCACCACCACTTCGCCGCGCTGCACCTCAGCGGTGATATCGGTCAGGGCCTGGTACTCGCCATACCATTTATTGATCCTGGAAAACATGATCATCGGATGCATTGGGCAACCCTCAGTTATCGGTAGTCAAAGACCGGGCAACGGGCACAGGCGATACATCGCCTTCACGTTTGCGGGCAATCCGCTGCTCCACCACCCCGGCGAGACGGGTCAGGCCGTAGCACAGCACGTAGTAAGTGATCGCCAGGATGAAGAACACCTGAAACGGCTTGGTCAGCAGCTGGTTATTGATCTGATTGGCGGCAAAGGTCACTTCCTGGACGTTGATCACGTAGCCCAGCGACGTTTCCTTGATGATCGAAATGAACTGGCTGATCAGGCTCGGCAAGGCGTTGTACAGCGCCTGCGGCAGGATTACCCAGATCGTGGTGCGCAGGTAGCCCATGCCCAGTGCGCGTGAGGCTTCGTACTGACCGGTGGGCAGCGCCTGGATAGCGCCGCGGATGATTTCGCACAGATAGGCGCTCTGATAGACCACCAGCGTGCAGAGCATGGTGGTGAAGCCGGTGATGTTATGGCCGATCAGCAACGGAACCAGAAAGTAGGTCCAGAAAATCACCATCAGCAGCGGAATTCCGCGCATCACATAGACCCAGACCGTCGCCGGGTAGCGCAGCCAGCGCCACGGTGAAACCCGCGCCAGCGACAACAGCAGCCCCAGGGGAAAGGCCAGCAAGAGTGCCAGCGCCGCCAGCATCAGTGTCGAGATCAGGCCGCCCATCGGGCCATGGGGGTATTGACCGACCAGCAGCAAGGTCCAGTTATCGCGAACAATCGTGAAGACATCGAACATCGCCGCCTACCTCGCCATGGCTTTGCTGAACTGCCGGGCCAGCAACGCGCCCAGGCCCATCAGCATCAGTGAAATGGCCAGGTAGACCACGGTTGCCACCAGATACGCTTCGAAGGTGCGGAAGGTATAGTTCTCGACCTCGCGGGTGGCATAAGTCAGCTCCACCACGCCGATGGCCATGACCAGACTGGTGTTCTTGAACAGCAGGACCGTGTGATTGATCAACGACGGCAAACAGTTGCGAACCCCTTGCGGCAGGATGACGTAGCGCATCGAACGCACATAGCCCAGGCCCAGGGCACGCGACGCCTCGACTTGCCCGGCCGGAATCGCGCGCAACCCGCTGCGGATGTCTTCACTGAAGTACGCCGCCTGGCAAAGCCCCAGGGCGATGACCGAGAACAGATATTCGGTGCTGTAGTTGGCCAGCCAGATCTGCGTGCTTTCGGACAGCAACGTCGGAATACCGAAATACCAGAGCATCAGTTGCACCAGTGTTGGCACATTGCGGTGGTAGGACACGTAGGCCGCCACCAGGCGTTCGGCGTACCTGTTGCCAGTCAGGCGAATCGACACCAGCAGCAGGGCCACCGCCATGGCCAGACACCAGGCAACCAAGGCCAGTTGCAGGGTCGTTTCTATGCCCTTGACGATCAGCTCGGCGTACTCGCCCTGCAGGATCGCTGAAAGATCGAATTTACTCGTCATGGTTGTTCCCATAGACATTCAGCCAGGGCAGAAGCAAGGCGCCAGTGGGGCTGGCGCGGGTATGGCATGGCGGCTGGTGCCGCTCTCGTGATGGGTACAGCCCTCGAAGACGCAGCCTCAGCCTTCATAGTCCTGCGGGCGCGCCGTCGACAGCCCGCCGGGTACCTGCAGCGTCGGGGTGATCTCCATGTGGCCGATGTTGACTGCGATGGGCGCGGCAATCACATAGGCGATCGCATCGGCAATGTCCTTGGCCACAGGCAGCTCATAGCCCTCGATGAAACGCTTGCGCACTTCCTCGGAGTCGCCATGCACGTGGGCGAAGATATCCGTCGCCACGCGCCCCGGACAGATTTCGGTAACCCGCACGCGCTTGCCGAAGGCATCGATGCGCAACTGCCGGGACAGCATGCTCACCGCCGCCTTGGTCGCGTGGTACGTCGAGTTGCCACCGAAGTTGTACGCGGCAGCGATCGAGCTGATGTTGATGATGTGCCCGCAATCACGCTCGACCATCCCCGGCAACGAGAGCCTGGCAATCTGCAATACCGCGCGCAGGTTCACATCGACCAGCAGATCGATCCCTTCAGCGTCCGCCTTGAGCAGCGAGCCGGGCCGGTCGACGCCGGCATTGTTGACCACGACATCGAAATGATGGGCCTGAAACAGGGCCGTCAGGCCAGCCAGATCCGTCACGTCGATAGCGTGCGCGATACAACCGGTGCGCTGCGCCAGTGCCGCCAGCTTGTCTGCACTGCGCGCCAGCGCATGGACCTGCAGACCTTCGGCACACAGCCGCTCGACGACGGCCTCGCCAATGCCGGAAGAAGCGCCGGTGACCAGCGCGGTTTTGTAATCGGAAAAAGGCATGTCAGGGTTTCCTTGAATAAGCGTCGATCAGCCGCTTACTGTTAATGCTGATCGCCTTGTACTGGACTTTAACGAGCGTCACGGGCAGCGACCAAGACACAATGGTTGTGTGGCGATAAGCTGCGCTTATGACCCGAGCAACTGTGAAACAGGGGTGATGACACCGCCCTGCTCTTCGATACTCCGGCGAATGCTGCGCGCCAGCTCCACCGCCCCCGGCGTGTCGCCATGCAACAGAATCGACTGGGCGTTGACTGCCACACGCTTGCCGCTCAGGGTCGTGACCGTGCCGTCCTGCAGCAGTTGCGCAACCCTGGCCCGGACCTGCTCCGGGTCCTTGACCACCGCACCGGCAATGCCACGCGGCACCAGCAGACAGTTTTCGTCATAGGCGCGGTCAGCCAGAAAGGTCGTCGCCACCCTCAGATTGCACGCCTCGGCGGCGCTCTCGATGGCCGCGCTGCTGGATGAGCTGATGATCAATTGCGGGTCAAACGCTGCGACGGCCCTTACCAGAGGCCCGGCCAGTTCGGCATCGGCCGCGGCCATATTGCCCAGCGCACCGTGAAAACTCATGTGCGTGACGCGGTAACCGGCAGCAGCTGCAAGGCCCGCCAGAGCGCCGAGTTGATACACCACGATGGCGCACAACTCCTTGAGTTCGATGTTCATCCTGCGGCGGCCGAACCCCTGCAGATCAGGGAAGCCGACATGCGCACCGAGATCGATGCCCAGCGCCTTAGCGCGGCGCACCGTGCTGTCCATGATCAACGGGTCTCCGGCATGAAAGCCGCAGGCAACGTTGGCCGAGGAGATCAATGACATCAACGCCTCGTCCTCGCCCATGGTCCAGGGGCCGAAGCCCTCACCCAGATCAGCATTCAGATCAATGCGCATGGTCATGTTCCTCCAGTTCAATCAGCGGCTGTCCATAACCAACGCGCTCGTTTTCGGCGGCCAGGAAGCGCAGTACGCGCCCTGCCTGATGACTGCGCACCGGCAGATACAGCAGGCCGATACGCAACAGCCCAAGCAACTGCCCTGCTGCCACTGCATCGCCGGGTTTCACGTAGCTGTCGCGTTCATCAGGATGACTCGACACAAATACGCCGGGGTTATCGGCGGTTACCACATGGGCAGTCAGCGCAGACTGTTCAGCGGCAACCTGTGGCGCAGAAGGCGCAGCACAGGCCTGCACAGGCTCGCCACGGCGGATCAACAGCTCGAAACCCGGGCGTTTCAGTTCCAGTACAGTAAGCCCGGCGTCCCGAATCCATGCTGCCAGCTGGCGAATCTCTTTGATGTTCATCAGCGATGTCCTTGCAGGCTGCGCAGCGCGAGCACGCGCCGGGCGTCTTCGATGAAAGCGTGATTGGTGTCCAGCGCCTCGACCGCCTCGTCGTAACTGCACTGCACAAAACGCACCTTGCTGCCGATCGGTGCCTGTCCAAGGCGCCACAGGTCGGCTTCAATGACCGTGGCAAACTTGGGATAACCGCCACTGGGCTGGGCATCACGCATCTGCACGATCGGCTGTCCGCCGTGGGGCACCTGAATCACGCCAGGCACGATGCCATGAGAGCGGATTTCCAGCGCCTCGCTCGCAAGCAAGGGCGTGCCCTCCATGCGGTAGCCGTAACGGTTGCTCTGCGTGGTGATTTTCCACTCACCGGCAAAAAACGTTGCTTGCGCCTCGGCGCTGAAACAGTCGAATTCGGCAGCCGGCAGCACGCGGATGGCCGGCAGCCCGTCAAGCAACAACGGCAAGGCTGCCACCGACGATTGCACCCCGAAATCACTGGCACGCGGCTCATTGGCAGCGCCCGCAGGAATCACATCGCCCTGCTGCAGCGCACGGCCCTGCCAGCCCCCAAAAGCCCCACGCAATTGCGTACTGCGCGAGCCCAGTACCAACGGCACATCGACGCCACCGGCCAGGCACAGATATACGCGGCTGCCCATCGTCGGGTAATTGAGCCGCAACACCTGATTCTTGCGTGCCTGGGCAACCCAATTACCCGGCAGCCGCTCACCATCGAGCGACGCAGCGCAGGCGGCGCCGGTGATCGCAAAGGTGCAGTCATCGACAAATCGCACTTCGAACGGGAACAGCGGAATTTCAATGCCCGCCGCGTCTTCATCGTTGCCCAGCAGCAGGTTGCCGAGCCGCAGTGACAGCGTGTCCATCGCGCCAGAGGTGCCGACGCCGTAACCCAGGCTGCCGTGCCGTCCCAGATCCTGAACGGTCGCCAGTGCGGTAGCGCTGATAACTTCGATCATCGGATGATCCTCTCGATGCGCAAGCGCAGTTGATCGCCGGGTTGCAATAGCGCCGGAGGCTGCTGACCCGCATCAAAAAACACCATCTCCGTGCGTCCTATGGTGTTCCAGCCACTGGGGCCGGCCGAGGCGGAAATACCTGTCTGAACGCCACCAATGGAGACCGACCCGGCACCGATATCGAGTACCGGCACCTTGCGCCGCGGCGTCGCCAGGCGCTGGTCCATGCCGCCCAGGTAGCAATAACCCGGATGGCTGCCCAAGGCGTATACCGGGTACAGCGGCTCGCAGTGCAGATTGGCGATGGTTTCGATATCAAGCCCGGTGTGGGCGACGACATCAGCCATGTGCGGGCCGCCATCACCGCCGTACACCACCGGCAATTCAATGATCCGGCCTTGCAACGGCAGCGGCTGGCACTGCTCCCAGGTCTCCAGCAAACGGTTTTTCAGACCGGCCAGGTCCCGCGGTGGCGCTGCGAAGGTCAGCATCAGGTTGTTCATCCCCGGCACCGCCTCGCGTACCTGCGGCCAGTCCCTGCTCAGACGGGCCAGTGCCCATATCCGTTGCTGCGGTGCCAGGTCGAGCTCGCCGGGTGCTTCGAACAGCAACGCGGTGGTTCC encodes:
- a CDS encoding transposase, with the protein product MQPQRRSYSRSFKAQVIQECAQPGASIASIALSHSLNANLFHKWIRVQAQKNTAPQPAFNGAEYGKKKPYR
- a CDS encoding ABC transporter substrate-binding protein; its protein translation is MRIKSVLAALALSPLAVSAVHADQLSDVMSKKSLSCGVYADVPPFSAPDPQTRELVGMDVDLCKALAKHMGVELELKPLSVEARIPEVKMGRVDVIFANLAYTKSRAEQIQFSDPYYIAKETLVVRAANADQPKSFFKGKRISSTKGSTSEQSIRLADATPVTFQDTGSAYMALQQNKVVGLVTNTMTAIKLVGQAKAGGVELAIAKEPMALEPIGAGMRHFLAKVNESLREMEAAGEIDAIWAHWIGPNTEYKMVREDKVQSLSELKFDPLP
- a CDS encoding amino acid ABC transporter ATP-binding protein; this translates as MIMFSRINKWYGEYQALTDITAEVQRGEVVVLCGPSGSGKSTLIRTVNRLEDVQQGQILFDGRDVNGTDANVNRLRSRVGFVFQSFNLFPHLSVLDNIILTPTKVRGLKSSEARARAMELLDRVGLAHKAGAYPAQLSGGQQQRVAIARALAMEPPVMLFDEPTSALDPEMVGEVLSVMKGLAKEGMTMMCVTHEMNFAREVADTIWFMDAGQILEKSSPEVFFQQPSHPRAQRFIADLRSH
- a CDS encoding amino acid ABC transporter permease, whose amino-acid sequence is MFDVFTIVRDNWTLLLVGQYPHGPMGGLISTLMLAALALLLAFPLGLLLSLARVSPWRWLRYPATVWVYVMRGIPLLMVIFWTYFLVPLLIGHNITGFTTMLCTLVVYQSAYLCEIIRGAIQALPTGQYEASRALGMGYLRTTIWVILPQALYNALPSLISQFISIIKETSLGYVINVQEVTFAANQINNQLLTKPFQVFFILAITYYVLCYGLTRLAGVVEQRIARKREGDVSPVPVARSLTTDN
- a CDS encoding amino acid ABC transporter permease, whose translation is MTSKFDLSAILQGEYAELIVKGIETTLQLALVAWCLAMAVALLLVSIRLTGNRYAERLVAAYVSYHRNVPTLVQLMLWYFGIPTLLSESTQIWLANYSTEYLFSVIALGLCQAAYFSEDIRSGLRAIPAGQVEASRALGLGYVRSMRYVILPQGVRNCLPSLINHTVLLFKNTSLVMAIGVVELTYATREVENYTFRTFEAYLVATVVYLAISLMLMGLGALLARQFSKAMAR
- a CDS encoding SDR family oxidoreductase, coding for MPFSDYKTALVTGASSGIGEAVVERLCAEGLQVHALARSADKLAALAQRTGCIAHAIDVTDLAGLTALFQAHHFDVVVNNAGVDRPGSLLKADAEGIDLLVDVNLRAVLQIARLSLPGMVERDCGHIINISSIAAAYNFGGNSTYHATKAAVSMLSRQLRIDAFGKRVRVTEICPGRVATDIFAHVHGDSEEVRKRFIEGYELPVAKDIADAIAYVIAAPIAVNIGHMEITPTLQVPGGLSTARPQDYEG
- a CDS encoding LamB/YcsF family protein, with the translated sequence MRIDLNADLGEGFGPWTMGEDEALMSLISSANVACGFHAGDPLIMDSTVRRAKALGIDLGAHVGFPDLQGFGRRRMNIELKELCAIVVYQLGALAGLAAAAGYRVTHMSFHGALGNMAAADAELAGPLVRAVAAFDPQLIISSSSSAAIESAAEACNLRVATTFLADRAYDENCLLVPRGIAGAVVKDPEQVRARVAQLLQDGTVTTLSGKRVAVNAQSILLHGDTPGAVELARSIRRSIEEQGGVITPVSQLLGS
- a CDS encoding acetyl-CoA carboxylase biotin carboxyl carrier protein; amino-acid sequence: MNIKEIRQLAAWIRDAGLTVLELKRPGFELLIRRGEPVQACAAPSAPQVAAEQSALTAHVVTADNPGVFVSSHPDERDSYVKPGDAVAAGQLLGLLRIGLLYLPVRSHQAGRVLRFLAAENERVGYGQPLIELEEHDHAH
- a CDS encoding biotin-dependent carboxyltransferase family protein, with product MIEVISATALATVQDLGRHGSLGYGVGTSGAMDTLSLRLGNLLLGNDEDAAGIEIPLFPFEVRFVDDCTFAITGAACAASLDGERLPGNWVAQARKNQVLRLNYPTMGSRVYLCLAGGVDVPLVLGSRSTQLRGAFGGWQGRALQQGDVIPAGAANEPRASDFGVQSSVAALPLLLDGLPAIRVLPAAEFDCFSAEAQATFFAGEWKITTQSNRYGYRMEGTPLLASEALEIRSHGIVPGVIQVPHGGQPIVQMRDAQPSGGYPKFATVIEADLWRLGQAPIGSKVRFVQCSYDEAVEALDTNHAFIEDARRVLALRSLQGHR
- the pxpB gene encoding 5-oxoprolinase subunit PxpB, giving the protein MTLVQAPNAPRITLLGTTALLFEAPGELDLAPQQRIWALARLSRDWPQVREAVPGMNNLMLTFAAPPRDLAGLKNRLLETWEQCQPLPLQGRIIELPVVYGGDGGPHMADVVAHTGLDIETIANLHCEPLYPVYALGSHPGYCYLGGMDQRLATPRRKVPVLDIGAGSVSIGGVQTGISASAGPSGWNTIGRTEMVFFDAGQQPPALLQPGDQLRLRIERIIR